One stretch of Meriones unguiculatus strain TT.TT164.6M chromosome 7, Bangor_MerUng_6.1, whole genome shotgun sequence DNA includes these proteins:
- the LOC110565993 gene encoding alpha-1-antiproteinase-like — translation MPSSVSQGFLLLAGLCCLFSGSQPQDPLEIDVEQHGHEHQELLSCQCIAYSIIQLTFTLYRKSGSWAKDTNILFSPVNIVAASFMLLLGAKPNMHSQILEGLDFNLTETPEQYIHECFQQLTYILYLPDHKSQLTMQSSLSTAQSLKLTDKFVKNVKGLYYSTAIAVNFSDMQRAQNQINEYVQGETQGKIVALIKDLKTDTAFALMNYILFQGKLYDELFEAEYILEEDFHVNEDVTMKVPMINCQVRFIGSQGANNSEMSLSPLQIKTVDLHFPKLLMSKTYDLKTILSTLGITQIFSNEANLSGVTEDAPLKLIKDQEVKNFTVAITAVYWGLSSMTHGPMAPFCGYLRTMTPYFSCSFFLIAGLSCLLPGFQTEGYQDTQASDHKKKKQEPPQCKTFAPIITNISLFLLQNAVHQPKNPTLHSPE, via the exons ATGCCATCCTCCGTCTCCCAGGGATTCCTTTTGCTAGCAGGCCTGTGCTGCCTTTTCTCTGGCTCCCAGCCTCAAGATCCCCTGGAGATTGATGTGGAACAACATGGCCATGAACATCAGGAGCTTCTCAGCTGCCAATGCATCGCCTACAGCATCATCCAGTTGACCTTCACCTTGTATCGGAAGTCTGGTAGTTGGGCAAAAGATACCAACATCTTATTCTCTCCAGTGAATATTGTTGCTGCCTCTTTCATGCTCTTGCTGGGGGCAAAACCCAACATGCACAGCCAGATCCTGGAAGGACTGGACTTCAACCTTACGGAAACACCTGAGCAGTACATCCACGAATGCTTCCAGCAACTTACGTATATCCTCTATCTGCCAGACCACAAGTCACAGCTGACAATGCAGAGCAGCCTATCCACTGCCCAGAGTCTGAAGCTTACAGACAAGTTTGTGAAGAATGTCAAGGGTTTGTACTACTCAACAGCCATTGCTGTCAACTTCAGTGACATGCAAAGAGCCCAAAATCAGATCAACGAGTATGTACAGGGTGAAACCCAAGGGAAAATAGTGGCATTGATCAAGGATCTGAAGACAGACACAGCTTTTGCCTTGATGAATTACATCTTATTCCAAG gTAAACTGTATGATGAACTATTTGAGGCTGAATACATCTTGGAAGAGGACTTCCATGTGAATGAGGATGTGACCATGAAAGTACCCATGATCAACTGCCAGG TGAGGTTTATTGGGTCCCAGGGAGCCAACAATTCTGAAATGAGCCTCTCCCCTCTTCAGATCAA GACagtggacctgcactttcccaaGTTGCTTATGTCCAAAACCTATGACCTGAAGACTATTCTGAGCACACTGGGCATTACCCAGATCTTCAGTAATGAGGCTAACCTCTCAGGGGTCACAGAGGATGCGCCCCTAAAGCTCATCAAG GACCAAGAGGTCAAGAACTTCACAGTGGCCATCACTGCTGTGTACTGGGGACTGTCCAGCATGACCCATGGCCCCATGGCCCCCTTCTGTGGCTATCTGAG GACAATGACACCCTATTTTTCTTGCAGCTTCTTCTTAATAGCGGGGCTCAGCTGTCTGCTCCCTGGCTTTCAGACTGAAGGTTACCAAGACACACAAGCCTCAGACcataaaaagaagaagcaggagcCTCCTCAATGCAAGACTTTTGCCCCCATCATCACCAACATCTCTCTGTTCTTACTCCAAAATGCAGTGCATCAGCCCAAAAACCCAACATTGCATTCTCCCGAATGA